From a region of the Campylobacter showae genome:
- a CDS encoding M15 family metallopeptidase → MKFYKFIFSVATALAMLGGCVSPKDAPSAVNLPDQGANAAPAYDMPEESADENLGHISYLKFDVDQNANALPILPFEAQSSGETLLQKRFNALDLKAPATSAKDAFWALEYYKNTSKRQYFFSNMRKVPNEWFEKVRKNASVESFGKVSLPAVTTANASLRNLPTDEAVLYNPVRAGEGLPFDYAQLSFISIGYPLYVSHFSADGAWAFVGSDAAWGWIKSTEIKILSADAVRELKNSKFLSVTKDEEPVYDKNGNFLFYGRIGAILPFQSEDQFKFYGKIQTQNGLKNYEISKQNASRFPLKFSDENVRALASSLLGQSYGWGGFGGKRDCSLFLQDFLGSFGVWLPRNSKAQGQIGKVVSLANLSAEEKLNVIKTQAVPYRTLFHMNGHIMLYAGMRGGEPLAVHDVWGIRTKDNGRAMIGGIAITTLKIGSDVADIDPKRLLVSRINSMNTFEVASGEEASHAKKSAIEKAYGVKIVGNEVVFADGSKVIFDDGEAKDTARLLNLADVEDTFAQPYPLFKPLALPSNDAGRYRNYELLDKIYGASEAEVKANLTDVVWLKNHGGKTFKFNSKNGAAAALQAVSNELDALTAQKPGLLKFLDNPSGTFNWRVIEGTKRKSSHSYGIAIDINTDKSDYWRWSKDARYRNQIPEEIVRVFEKHGFIWGGRWVSFDTMHFEYRPEFGHLR, encoded by the coding sequence TTGAAATTTTACAAATTTATATTTTCCGTAGCGACGGCGTTAGCGATGCTGGGCGGTTGCGTATCGCCAAAAGACGCGCCAAGCGCGGTAAATTTACCGGATCAAGGCGCTAACGCCGCGCCCGCATACGATATGCCCGAGGAGAGCGCGGATGAAAATTTAGGCCACATCAGCTATCTAAAATTTGACGTCGATCAAAATGCAAATGCGCTGCCGATACTACCTTTTGAAGCGCAAAGTAGCGGCGAAACTCTGCTGCAAAAACGCTTTAACGCGCTTGATCTAAAAGCGCCCGCAACGAGTGCAAAAGACGCCTTTTGGGCGCTAGAGTACTATAAAAATACGTCAAAAAGGCAGTACTTTTTCTCAAATATGCGCAAAGTCCCAAACGAGTGGTTTGAAAAAGTGCGCAAAAACGCGAGCGTAGAGAGCTTCGGCAAGGTTTCTTTGCCTGCGGTAACGACGGCAAACGCGAGTCTGCGAAACCTACCGACCGACGAGGCCGTACTCTATAATCCCGTGCGCGCGGGCGAAGGGTTGCCGTTTGACTACGCTCAGCTATCTTTCATCTCGATCGGTTATCCGCTTTACGTTTCGCACTTTTCGGCCGACGGAGCGTGGGCGTTTGTGGGTAGCGATGCGGCGTGGGGCTGGATAAAATCGACCGAAATCAAAATTTTAAGCGCAGACGCCGTACGGGAGCTAAAAAATTCTAAATTTTTAAGCGTTACCAAAGACGAAGAGCCCGTCTACGACAAAAACGGCAACTTTTTATTTTACGGACGCATAGGCGCGATTTTACCGTTTCAAAGCGAGGATCAGTTTAAATTTTACGGCAAAATCCAGACTCAAAACGGGCTAAAAAACTACGAGATATCAAAACAAAACGCGAGCCGCTTTCCGCTTAAATTTAGCGACGAAAACGTAAGGGCGCTGGCGTCATCGCTGCTGGGGCAAAGCTACGGCTGGGGCGGGTTTGGCGGCAAGCGCGACTGCTCGCTGTTTTTGCAGGATTTCCTCGGTAGCTTTGGCGTGTGGCTACCGCGAAACTCAAAGGCGCAAGGTCAAATCGGCAAGGTCGTGAGCCTAGCAAATTTAAGCGCGGAAGAAAAACTAAATGTCATCAAAACGCAAGCCGTGCCGTATAGAACGCTATTTCATATGAACGGACACATCATGCTTTATGCGGGTATGCGCGGGGGCGAGCCACTCGCCGTGCACGACGTCTGGGGCATCCGCACGAAAGATAACGGCAGAGCCATGATCGGCGGCATAGCGATCACGACGCTAAAAATCGGCTCGGACGTAGCAGATATCGATCCAAAACGTTTGCTCGTCTCGCGAATAAATTCGATGAATACCTTTGAAGTAGCTAGCGGCGAGGAAGCGTCGCACGCGAAAAAATCGGCGATCGAAAAAGCTTACGGCGTGAAAATCGTCGGCAACGAGGTAGTTTTTGCTGACGGCAGCAAGGTTATATTTGACGACGGCGAGGCAAAGGATACCGCCCGTCTGCTAAATCTAGCCGACGTCGAGGATACTTTTGCGCAGCCTTATCCGCTATTTAAGCCTCTAGCGCTACCTAGCAATGACGCGGGCAGATACCGAAACTACGAGCTTTTGGATAAAATTTACGGCGCGAGCGAGGCGGAAGTGAAGGCAAATTTAACCGATGTCGTTTGGCTAAAAAATCACGGCGGCAAAACGTTTAAATTTAACTCCAAAAACGGCGCGGCCGCAGCTTTGCAAGCCGTCTCAAACGAGCTTGACGCGCTAACGGCGCAAAAACCGGGGCTGCTAAAATTTCTTGACAATCCATCGGGTACGTTTAACTGGCGCGTGATCGAGGGCACCAAGCGCAAGAGCTCCCACTCCTACGGCATCGCGATCGACATAAATACCGACAAGAGCGACTACTGGCGCTGGAGCAAGGACGCCCGCTACCGCAATCAAATCCCCGAAGAGATCGTGCGCGTATTTGAAAAGCACGGCTTCATCTGGGGTGGGCGCTGGGTGAGCTTTGATACGATGCACTTTGAGTATAGGCCGGAGTTTGGGCATTTGAGATAA
- a CDS encoding ATP-dependent DNA helicase, protein MLNQLLDILKKSNVFLTGRGGVGKSYLTQAVIKRYKSELKNVVVLGSTGIAAVNVGGVSVHSFFKFGICSNLEELRGYDRKQRGKLGELKKILDVCDLIVIDEISMISAGLMDMIYYRLMSSRFVGRVMLVGDFYQLPPVRKNGDDGSSLFKFLYAFNSSSWHEFEFKNIELVVSKRTKDKKFYDILSMLRVGRLSPEVFAYIENLLVPSVQVDDDTSVLFGRNYEADELNNKMLSKLPAPLERAEALVEIYDENLNENTLDRWIANLYAPEILNIKIGAKVIFTVNKWGEYYNGERGQIMQILKENGEIKSVIVQKANGEIVEVERARFDMSEFVMAGEHLEERARASLTQFPLKLAYAITIHKSQGMSIENLVCDLNHIFANGQLYVALSRAIDPKKLRIFYGKSRPFREYLQSVVKIDEEVEKFYLENKFENIKEDV, encoded by the coding sequence GTGTTAAACCAGCTGCTAGATATCTTAAAAAAATCAAACGTTTTTCTAACCGGGCGCGGCGGCGTGGGTAAAAGCTATCTCACGCAAGCAGTCATCAAGCGCTATAAAAGCGAGCTAAAAAACGTCGTCGTACTAGGTAGCACCGGCATCGCGGCGGTAAACGTCGGCGGAGTGAGCGTGCATAGTTTTTTTAAATTCGGCATTTGCTCAAACCTCGAGGAGCTACGCGGCTACGACCGCAAACAGCGCGGAAAGCTCGGCGAACTAAAAAAGATACTAGACGTCTGCGATCTCATCGTGATAGACGAGATCTCGATGATCAGCGCGGGGCTGATGGATATGATTTATTACCGCTTGATGAGCTCGCGATTCGTCGGGCGCGTGATGCTCGTGGGCGACTTTTATCAGCTGCCGCCCGTGCGAAAAAACGGCGATGACGGTAGCTCGCTGTTTAAATTTCTTTATGCTTTTAACTCTAGCTCGTGGCATGAATTTGAGTTTAAAAATATCGAGCTAGTCGTCTCAAAACGCACGAAGGATAAGAAATTTTACGATATCTTATCCATGCTTCGCGTCGGGCGGCTGAGCCCCGAGGTGTTTGCCTATATCGAAAATTTACTCGTGCCAAGCGTGCAGGTAGATGACGATACGAGCGTGCTTTTTGGGCGAAATTACGAAGCGGACGAGCTAAATAATAAGATGCTCTCTAAACTTCCAGCGCCGCTTGAAAGGGCTGAGGCGCTAGTGGAAATTTATGATGAAAATTTGAATGAAAACACGCTGGATCGCTGGATCGCAAATCTCTACGCGCCTGAAATTTTAAATATAAAAATCGGCGCGAAAGTTATATTTACCGTAAATAAATGGGGCGAGTATTATAACGGCGAGCGCGGGCAGATAATGCAAATTTTAAAAGAAAACGGCGAGATAAAAAGCGTCATCGTACAAAAAGCAAACGGCGAGATCGTCGAGGTAGAGCGCGCGAGATTTGACATGAGCGAGTTTGTGATGGCGGGCGAACATCTCGAGGAGCGCGCGAGGGCGTCTTTGACGCAGTTTCCGCTAAAGCTAGCCTATGCGATCACGATCCACAAATCCCAAGGTATGAGTATCGAAAATTTAGTCTGCGACCTAAATCATATCTTTGCCAACGGACAGCTCTACGTCGCGCTCTCGAGGGCGATCGATCCAAAAAAGCTTAGGATATTTTACGGCAAAAGTCGGCCGTTTAGAGAGTATTTGCAAAGCGTCGTTAAAATAGACGAAGAGGTCGAGAAATTCTATCTTGAAAACAAATTTGAAAACATTAAGGAAGACGTATGA